One segment of Metallosphaera cuprina Ar-4 DNA contains the following:
- a CDS encoding RidA family protein, with product MKEVIYSERSPKPIGPYSQAILAGQILFISGQIPIDPSTNEIVKGGIEEQTIRVMENLGGVLSSAGMTYDNVTMSFVYLKNMGDFPKFNEVYSRYFKDRPPSRVTVQVSELPRGALIEIAAIAYRF from the coding sequence ATGAAGGAAGTGATTTATTCGGAGAGATCTCCTAAGCCCATAGGTCCTTACTCTCAGGCCATTTTAGCGGGTCAAATCCTGTTCATTTCAGGTCAAATTCCAATAGATCCGTCAACCAATGAGATAGTCAAGGGAGGTATAGAAGAACAAACAATTAGAGTCATGGAGAACCTAGGCGGCGTCCTTTCCTCTGCGGGGATGACGTACGACAACGTTACCATGAGCTTCGTTTACCTGAAGAACATGGGAGATTTCCCTAAATTCAATGAAGTCTACTCCAGATATTTCAAGGATAGACCTCCCTCTAGGGTAACAGTTCAAGTATCAGAATTACCTAGGGGAGCTTTGATAGAAATAGCAGCAATCGCATATAGGTTTTAA